The Winogradskyella schleiferi genome contains the following window.
AACCACAAGGCGAATTATTCACGCGTTGGATTCAATTAGGAATTTTTCATCCATTTTTTAGAGTGCATTCTTCTGGAGACCATGGTGATCAAGAACCTTGGGCTTTTGATGAAGAGGTGACTGATATCGTTAGAAAATTTATAGAAATTCGTTATCAATTATTACCGTATTTATATACGTCATTTTGGAATTATGTAGATCATGGAACACCATTGTTAAAATCTTTAGTGTTATACGATCAAGATGATTCACAAACACACTACAGAACTGATGAATTTATTTTTGGTGAACAGATTTTAGCCTGTCCTATTTTAGAACCAAATGCTAAAGGACGACGAATGTATGTGCCTCAAGGAAAATGGTATAATTTCTGGACCGATGAAATTGTTAAAGGTGGCAAGGAAATGTGGGTGGATGCCGATATTGACAGTATGCCAATTTTTGTAAAAGAAGGAGCAATTATTCCGAAATATCCAGTTCAACAATATGTAGGTGAAAAAGAAATTACTGAAATCACTTTAGATGTTTATTACAAAGAAGGTAAGGAAGAAAGTGAATTGTATAGTGATGCTAACGATGGTTTCGATTACACAAAAGGACGTTATAGTTTAAGAAACTTTACATTAAGAGGAAAGTCTAATGAATTGATAATTAATCAATACAAAGAAGGGAAATTTGTAACGCCTTATGATACCTTCAAAATTAAATTTCATGGATTACCATTTGATGTGGTGGAGGTTCAACTTGATAATGAAAAGGTAACACTTAAAAGCCTGAAAGTTAATGGTGTAACATCAATCGTAGTTGAAAAGGATTTTTCTGAGTTACATATACTAGGTATAAAGTCAAAAGCATAGTGACTAATTGACTAATTTAGTGTCCTAGTAAATACAAATCAATTTTGTATTTTAATCACTCTTAAAAAAAATTTTAATTATGAAATTTAATAAAACAATATTAGGTCTTGTGATTGTTGCAGTAGTGTTTTCATGTGCAACAAATCCCTTCACAAAGAAAAAGACTTTAGCTTTTGTAAGTAATGATCAGTTATTTCCAGCTGCATTTGCACAATACAATCAAGTTTTGACTGAAAACAAAGTAGTAACTGGGACGTCAGATGCAGAAATGATAAAACGTGTTGGACAACGAATAGCAGTAGCAGCAGAGCGTTATTTGAATGCCAATGGCTTTCAAGGGTATTTAGACGATTATAAATGGGAATATAAACTCATAGAATCTGACCAAGTAAATGCTTGGTGTATGCCTGGAGGAAAAATTGCGTTTTATACGGGAATTCTTCCAATCGCAGCTAATGAAACTGGCGTCGCAGCCATTATGGGACATGAAGTTGCGCATGCCTTGGCAAATCATGGACAACAAAGAATGAGCGCGGCATACATTCAACAAGGTTTAGCTGTTGCAGGTAATGTGGCTCTGGCAAATGATGAACAAGCTTTAGGGATTTTCAATCAATCCTATGGCGTGGTATCTAACGTAGCAGGTATGTTACCTTTCAGTAGAAGTCACGAAACAGAAGCAGATAAAATAGGTTTATACTTAATGGCAATTGCTGGCTATAATCCAGATGAAGCCGCAGAACTATGGAAGCGCATGAAAGCGAATAGTGGAGGACAAGCACCACCAGAATTTTTGAGTACACACCCAAGCAATGATTCTAGAATACAGAATTTACAGGCTTTGGCACCAAAAGCGAAAGCAGAAGCTCAGAAATTTGGTATAACGGATTTCAGACCTATAAATTAATCTGGTATTTATAAATATTTGATTACTTTAGAAGCTGCTCTTCCGAAATTTCGGGATGAGCAGCTTTTTTTTGTTGAATCATTTTAATGAAATGATGCAATAATCCCAAAGAAGATTGAGCTCTTTGCAATCTAAAGGTAATAGTTAATGATATTAAATGTATGAATCAGCATAAAAAAGGAAGTAAAAAACTGCTTAATGCTTGGGCATTTTACGATTGGGCAAATTCGGTTTACACCTTAACAATTGCGTCTTCGATATTTCCGATATTCTATTCGGCTCTATTTCTCGGTCAAGTTGAAAAATACGTTCCTGCCTTTGGAATGGTTTTCAAAAGTACAGCCTTAATTACCTATGTCACGGCATTCACATTTTTGGTTGTAGCCTTTACATCGCCTATTCTATCTGGTATTGCGGATTATGTTGGTAACAAAAAGAATTTTATGAAATTCTTCTGTTATGTTGGTGGTGCAGGTTGTATTGGTCTGTACTGGTTTAGTTTGGAAAGTATTCATATCAGTCTCATGTTTTATTTTATGGGATTAATTGGCTATTGGGGAAGTTTGGTGTTCTATAACTCGTACTTACCAGACATTGCCTATCCAGAGCAACAAGATAGCGTTAGTGCTCAAGGATTTAGTATGGGTTATATTGGAAGTGTCCTCTTATTGGTTATTAACCTTGCTATGGTAATGTATCCGAATGTTTTTTATATATCTGATAATATAAGTGAGAATGGGGAAATCATAGAAACTGCTGCACAAGTAGGAATGAGATATTCTTTTATAATGGTGGGCCTGTGGTGGATTCTTTTTAGCCAATACACTTTTTATATTTTACCTAAAGGGGTATCAAAAGGCGGAAAAGTAACGAAAGATGTTGTTTTCAATGGTTTAAAAGAATTGAAACAAGTATGGATTCAATTGAAACAGAATCTACGTTTAAAACGTTACCTAGTTGCCTTTTTTGTTTTTAGTATGGCAGTTCAAACTATTATGTTGGTCGCTGTTTATTTTGGGGAAGAAGAGATTGCTTGGGGAGATGACGAAGCCAAAACATTTGGGCTTATTGTTAGTATTTTAATTATACAATTAGTTGCGATTCTGGGTGCCT
Protein-coding sequences here:
- a CDS encoding M48 family metallopeptidase, which codes for MKFNKTILGLVIVAVVFSCATNPFTKKKTLAFVSNDQLFPAAFAQYNQVLTENKVVTGTSDAEMIKRVGQRIAVAAERYLNANGFQGYLDDYKWEYKLIESDQVNAWCMPGGKIAFYTGILPIAANETGVAAIMGHEVAHALANHGQQRMSAAYIQQGLAVAGNVALANDEQALGIFNQSYGVVSNVAGMLPFSRSHETEADKIGLYLMAIAGYNPDEAAELWKRMKANSGGQAPPEFLSTHPSNDSRIQNLQALAPKAKAEAQKFGITDFRPIN
- a CDS encoding MFS transporter, with the translated sequence MNQHKKGSKKLLNAWAFYDWANSVYTLTIASSIFPIFYSALFLGQVEKYVPAFGMVFKSTALITYVTAFTFLVVAFTSPILSGIADYVGNKKNFMKFFCYVGGAGCIGLYWFSLESIHISLMFYFMGLIGYWGSLVFYNSYLPDIAYPEQQDSVSAQGFSMGYIGSVLLLVINLAMVMYPNVFYISDNISENGEIIETAAQVGMRYSFIMVGLWWILFSQYTFYILPKGVSKGGKVTKDVVFNGLKELKQVWIQLKQNLRLKRYLVAFFVFSMAVQTIMLVAVYFGEEEIAWGDDEAKTFGLIVSILIIQLVAILGAFLTSRASSKFGNIKTLIVINFFWMTLCFYAFFMVTPFQFYVAAGFVGLVMGGVQSLARSTYSKFLPETEDTTSYFSFYDVAEKIGIVIGMGIFATIDQVTGSMRNAILFLVIFFLAGILLLFRVPRIASDNEVHYND